A window from Nitrosopumilus adriaticus encodes these proteins:
- a CDS encoding cupin domain-containing protein, translated as MSVQRNSEIKSIQGNEGTKIKQYFHPHNTLNGINYSIAQFTLESGMQSKPHKLKSSEIYYILEGSAVLTVDEEPHKIEKDDSLYISPNSKQFIKNVGSGDLRFLCIVEPAWKAENEVLLE; from the coding sequence ATGTCAGTGCAAAGAAATTCTGAGATTAAATCAATCCAAGGAAACGAAGGAACAAAAATAAAACAATATTTTCACCCACACAATACACTAAACGGAATAAACTATAGCATTGCGCAATTTACTTTGGAATCAGGAATGCAATCAAAACCCCACAAGCTAAAATCATCTGAAATTTACTACATCCTAGAAGGCAGTGCAGTACTTACCGTGGATGAGGAACCACACAAAATAGAAAAAGATGATTCATTGTACATTTCTCCAAATTCCAAGCAATTCATAAAAAATGTTGGATCCGGTGACTTGAGATTTTTGTGTATTGTAGAGCCTGCATGGAAGGCAGAAAACGAAGTTTTACTAGAATAA
- a CDS encoding DnaJ domain-containing protein: MNAYQAIKVLNVDQDSSQDEIKAAYRKLALEHHPDKNKNTQSETEFKKITEAYNFLKKNPSNTRYSPNQQTETKPNPQQRYKKKPQWGAPDDGSIPEQDWGKYTREFEEGDPDFWKEYERKFWEDYNARVRPDGRNGEYEKAREPKKQPNLSVDVDESRCIGCCSCEIIAPDVFEINKQSKSNPKSSVINQKGAGVNKIMNAAETCPTKAIIVENSDTKERLFPY; the protein is encoded by the coding sequence GTGAACGCATATCAGGCAATCAAAGTTTTGAATGTGGATCAAGATTCATCGCAAGATGAGATCAAGGCAGCATACAGAAAGCTGGCACTAGAGCACCATCCAGATAAGAACAAAAACACACAGTCAGAGACAGAGTTCAAAAAGATTACAGAGGCTTACAATTTTTTAAAGAAAAATCCCAGCAATACAAGATATTCGCCAAATCAACAAACAGAAACCAAGCCAAACCCCCAACAAAGATACAAGAAAAAACCGCAATGGGGAGCACCTGATGATGGAAGCATACCAGAGCAGGATTGGGGCAAATACACTCGCGAATTTGAAGAAGGTGACCCTGATTTTTGGAAAGAGTATGAAAGAAAATTCTGGGAAGATTACAATGCACGAGTACGTCCAGATGGAAGAAATGGTGAATACGAGAAAGCCAGAGAGCCAAAGAAACAACCAAATCTATCAGTCGATGTAGATGAAAGTCGTTGTATTGGGTGTTGTAGTTGCGAGATAATTGCACCAGACGTTTTTGAGATAAACAAGCAGAGCAAATCAAATCCAAAGTCGTCTGTAATAAATCAGAAAGGTGCAGGCGTAAATAAAATAATGAATGCAGCTGAAACATGCCCAACTAAAGCAATTATTGTAGAAAATTCAGATACAAAAGAAAGATTATTCCCTTATTAG
- a CDS encoding sensor histidine kinase, translated as MDEYAVMQNHSHHEIIKELREIIEMQSKELAKQKKMAYIGELASRLSHDLRNPLSVIQVSVENLILLYGIDDGKQRQIERIKHSIDRITQQVDNVLDYVKERPRIIEKTKTSEIISNSIESVTVPDGIKITISKNNYDVICDKNQLSVAINNLILNAIQAIGNEGIINIKVSKKEQWVIFEIQDSGPGIPNDDLPHIFDPLFTTKQIGTGLGLASVKSIVEFHRGTISVSNSPTIFKVKIPENPI; from the coding sequence ATGGATGAATATGCAGTAATGCAGAATCATTCCCATCATGAAATTATAAAAGAATTACGAGAAATTATTGAAATGCAATCAAAAGAATTAGCTAAACAGAAAAAGATGGCATACATTGGGGAATTGGCATCTAGATTATCTCATGACTTAAGAAATCCCCTTTCAGTTATTCAAGTATCAGTTGAAAATTTAATCCTGCTTTATGGAATTGATGATGGGAAACAAAGACAGATTGAGCGGATAAAACATTCCATTGATCGGATTACACAACAAGTGGATAATGTATTAGACTATGTAAAAGAAAGACCAAGGATTATTGAAAAAACTAAAACTTCAGAAATTATTTCAAATTCTATCGAATCAGTCACGGTTCCAGATGGCATTAAAATTACTATTTCAAAAAATAATTATGATGTAATTTGTGATAAAAATCAATTATCTGTTGCAATAAATAATTTAATTTTAAATGCAATTCAAGCTATTGGAAATGAGGGAATCATCAACATCAAAGTTAGTAAGAAAGAGCAATGGGTAATTTTTGAAATTCAAGATTCAGGTCCAGGCATTCCAAATGATGATTTACCACATATTTTTGATCCTTTATTTACTACAAAACAAATTGGGACGGGTCTTGGACTAGCTAGCGTAAAATCCATTGTAGAATTTCACAGAGGGACTATTTCAGTATCCAATTCACCAACAATTTTTAAAGTTAAAATTCCTGAAAATCCAATTTAG
- a CDS encoding SHOCT domain-containing protein, with translation MATAKKSKTVPKKVKTMPEKGGYIDKFLKKADEAIQEGIKKADEALDEAVELGELTAKQASKASKELTTMAKKESEEFQKKGLAKINEGLASAKKIGANSREDLNMLEKLAELRKAGILTEKEFREKKTKILSRI, from the coding sequence ATGGCAACAGCTAAAAAATCAAAAACAGTTCCAAAAAAAGTAAAAACAATGCCAGAAAAAGGCGGGTATATCGATAAATTTCTTAAAAAAGCAGACGAAGCAATCCAAGAAGGAATCAAGAAAGCAGATGAGGCTTTGGATGAAGCAGTAGAATTAGGAGAACTAACTGCAAAACAAGCATCAAAGGCAAGCAAAGAACTCACAACCATGGCAAAGAAAGAAAGCGAAGAGTTTCAGAAAAAAGGATTGGCAAAGATTAACGAGGGACTAGCATCAGCCAAGAAAATCGGTGCAAACTCCAGGGAAGATTTGAACATGCTTGAAAAACTAGCAGAGTTACGAAAGGCAGGAATTCTTACTGAAAAAGAGTTCCGAGAAAAGAAAACAAAGATTCTGAGTAGAATTTAA
- a CDS encoding matrixin family metalloprotease — translation MNKQNQNQENLEHRLIQLTNEIITTNKKLDTELHNIKKYFVVFLIILTVSGVIFLYIFNQNQTFIEGGHFVTQPLIGDSIKTGFTWHLYDKERVFHIHIKNHAQVSEQSLDMIKDSIMSKKIIEVNDLQLHKGPATNSSKFYIGWNGAINEISSRELKHQLPTRFHVHESMSDEGDVTIMLVDERNLEGYSGYTRSMVDQEKGQILKSYIIIYEANKLDGSKMANIVRHEMGHALGLQHSTDPDDIMYQKIQTDNPYISECNLNALESLYKGKKMSEFICKK, via the coding sequence TTGAACAAACAGAACCAGAATCAAGAGAATTTAGAGCATAGACTGATACAATTAACAAATGAGATCATCACCACAAACAAAAAACTCGATACAGAATTACATAATATAAAAAAATACTTTGTTGTATTTTTGATAATTTTAACTGTATCAGGAGTGATTTTTCTTTACATTTTTAATCAAAATCAAACTTTCATAGAAGGAGGTCATTTTGTCACTCAACCTCTGATAGGGGATTCAATAAAGACAGGATTTACGTGGCACCTATATGATAAAGAAAGAGTTTTTCACATCCATATTAAAAATCACGCACAGGTTTCAGAGCAGTCATTAGATATGATCAAAGATTCCATAATGTCTAAAAAAATTATCGAGGTTAATGATTTGCAGCTACACAAAGGACCAGCAACAAATTCATCAAAATTCTACATAGGATGGAATGGGGCAATAAACGAGATATCCTCAAGAGAATTAAAACATCAATTACCGACAAGGTTTCACGTACATGAATCAATGAGTGATGAAGGAGACGTGACAATAATGCTAGTAGACGAAAGGAATCTAGAAGGTTATTCAGGATATACTCGTTCAATGGTTGACCAAGAAAAGGGGCAGATACTAAAATCTTACATTATAATTTATGAGGCAAACAAGTTGGATGGGAGTAAAATGGCAAACATAGTACGACATGAAATGGGTCATGCACTAGGGTTACAGCATTCCACAGATCCTGATGATATCATGTATCAAAAAATTCAAACAGACAACCCATATATTTCAGAATGTAATTTGAATGCATTAGAATCACTTTACAAGGGTAAAAAAATGTCTGAATTTATATGTAAAAAGTGA
- a CDS encoding HYR domain-containing protein has protein sequence MLSKFLLIPIIFSVLLLGFSFNQDAYAATITWDGAGDAINWSDPLNWDSNTVPVPTDTVIIPVGFSPRVNSDQTIDTIQNSGIVGINNGVTLTITNSLINSGTIDIHPDSGASQTTLAFQDDATLTGGGIVDMLAASPDRIIQTGSPTGPFVLESTHTLNIDGTGNHIKRLMDDSGDMRNEGIINVAGSIILDIDPGTGSSSTGGTFDNLGSLNLLGTPSPSLIRFGAESGDVFNNFNLVDNSNGGTFTNNELFINHCGATVLNSILDITGPGIEQTNVCTVSISDISQLEGNSGPSDFIFTVNINDTSQIPISFQFTTVDDSATVANNDYDLNSALVTINPGETSATIPVTVNGDTDVESDESFFVNLLNFDNPAQNVAFADTQGIGTIENDDFLTADLAIIKSVDNTTPFVGEQVTFTLQLQNLIGPDGATGVEVTDLLPAGLSFVSAIPTEGAYDDITGVWSGIDLSFGEGQQLAITATVDSPGVIVNTAAITASDSIDPDVVNNSSSETITATIQTADLTVNKSVNNTAPFVGDAIDYTIQIINNGPDATTGVEVTDLLPVGVSFVSATPTEGIYDNITGIWSGLALNPTEGQNLVITATVDSAGLITNTADVTASDEFDSDNTNNSTSADITSSVQTADLELFKTVDNNTPLIGDTVTFTVQVVNIGPDEATGVQISDLLPAGLTFVSAAPTEGTYDDVTGIWSGLTLSPTEGQNLPITVTVDQSNTSITNYAEVSASDVVDSDSTPNNGVPPAPVEDDESAVTIDVGNSPPLLDPIGDQSIDELSTLAFTVTAIDPDVPSNTLTFSLDAAAILAGMSISPTGDFTWTPTELQGPGTFTATITVTDDGTPNLSDFETITITVNEDDIESPVLTVPADVFLEAPSNTSPATTGTATATDNIDPTPVVSFIDVNLLDSQGLGTITRTWTATDASGNSASSDQIIITQDTTAPSITTPADVTLEAPADTTPTSTGTATATDAVDPTPTISFVDSVVAGTPPQIDVITRTWTATDASGNSASSDQIIITQDTTAPSITAPADVLVEITGPAGQAVVLGTPTVSDTVDPSPSVTNDAPTLFFLGSTTVTWTATDASNNADTSSQTVTVQDTTPPSITAPANISAGNDPGLATAVITFPDATATDNSGSVSVIQTAGLPSGSAFPIGTSTVTWTATDAAGNTASASTAITVNDVEAPLLVVPSDISVGNDPGASTAIVSYAAPTATDNVDIPSDITLSQTAGLPSGSAFPIGTTTNTFTATDLAGNVVTESFDVIVTDAEDPTFTALTSNVTVEVSGPSGSTATFSTPSASDPQGPVTVTCDATSDVTIFPYTSPNPTPTLVTCTAEDSAGNTANTSFNVIVEDTAAPFLTTPSPINIETVDPLGIIVSYTATASDVFDGPVTPTCNPPSDTFFDLGTTTVNCTATDSSGNTATESFLVTVTLSNLPPTATDDSFTLNQDTIDNPLDVLANDTDDDKPTLFVSAVGPTDNGGIVTNLGASLQYSPAPGFYGDEVFTYTIEDNGGLEDIATVTITVVSVDTDGDGLTDEEEANAGTHPNNPDSDSDGLTDGDEINVHNTNPLLADTDGDGLTDGEEINTTGTDPLLIDTDGDGLTDGDEINTHNTNPLLSDTDNGGVNDGDEIINGTDPLNPADDIITEVSVQDQKSGFIETLNDKINDAEDKKTKKNLEKAIKDIEKSLESKNWQDENTLSVKHGHKAIHSEEKAVKDLMKITSAKKNSESNGFLVMIQGVIDSIVVIDRDFAQTALDDAQAFAGDKKSDKEIDKAIEEMAKGDAKVADDKFDKGIHHYEKAWKHAQKAMKHEMEDDEEDDEEDDDEDDDEDDDEDDDEDDEEEDDDE, from the coding sequence TTGCTATCAAAATTTCTTTTGATTCCAATAATTTTTAGCGTTTTACTTTTAGGATTTTCGTTTAATCAAGATGCATATGCAGCTACTATTACTTGGGATGGAGCTGGAGATGCAATTAATTGGTCCGATCCATTAAATTGGGATTCTAATACTGTTCCAGTTCCTACAGATACTGTAATCATCCCAGTTGGATTTTCGCCACGTGTTAATTCTGATCAGACCATAGATACTATTCAAAACTCTGGTATTGTTGGTATTAACAATGGGGTTACTCTTACAATTACTAATTCTTTAATTAATTCTGGAACTATCGACATCCATCCTGATTCTGGTGCATCTCAAACTACACTGGCATTCCAAGATGATGCAACACTTACCGGTGGCGGCATAGTTGACATGCTTGCAGCATCACCTGACAGAATTATTCAAACAGGTTCTCCAACAGGACCATTTGTCTTAGAATCAACTCACACACTAAACATTGACGGAACTGGCAATCACATCAAGAGACTGATGGATGATTCTGGTGACATGAGAAACGAGGGAATCATCAATGTCGCAGGTAGCATAATTCTTGATATCGATCCTGGAACTGGTTCATCTAGCACTGGTGGTACATTTGATAATTTAGGATCATTGAACTTACTTGGAACCCCATCACCAAGTTTGATAAGATTTGGAGCAGAATCTGGTGATGTATTCAATAATTTTAATTTGGTAGATAATAGTAATGGTGGTACATTTACCAATAATGAATTATTCATTAATCATTGTGGTGCTACAGTTCTAAATTCTATTTTAGATATTACGGGACCTGGGATTGAACAAACTAATGTTTGTACTGTGTCCATAAGTGATATTTCTCAACTAGAAGGAAATTCTGGACCTTCTGACTTTATCTTTACAGTTAACATCAATGATACCTCTCAAATTCCAATATCTTTTCAATTTACAACTGTAGATGATTCTGCAACTGTTGCAAACAATGACTATGACCTAAATTCTGCACTAGTTACAATTAATCCTGGAGAAACATCTGCTACTATTCCTGTAACTGTTAATGGTGATACTGATGTTGAATCTGATGAATCATTCTTTGTTAATTTACTCAACTTTGATAATCCTGCACAAAATGTAGCATTTGCAGATACTCAGGGAATAGGAACAATAGAAAATGATGATTTTCTAACTGCTGACCTTGCAATTATCAAATCTGTAGATAACACAACACCATTTGTTGGAGAACAAGTAACTTTCACTTTACAATTACAAAATCTAATTGGACCTGATGGTGCAACTGGAGTAGAGGTAACTGATTTACTCCCAGCAGGACTATCATTTGTATCTGCAATTCCAACTGAAGGCGCATACGATGATATCACAGGAGTCTGGTCTGGCATTGATTTGTCCTTTGGTGAAGGGCAGCAACTTGCAATTACTGCAACAGTTGACTCTCCTGGTGTGATTGTTAACACTGCAGCAATTACTGCGTCTGATTCGATTGATCCAGATGTTGTGAATAATTCTAGCTCTGAAACAATTACTGCAACTATTCAAACAGCAGACCTTACAGTAAACAAATCCGTTAATAACACAGCACCATTTGTCGGTGATGCAATTGATTACACTATACAAATTATCAACAATGGACCTGATGCAACAACTGGGGTAGAAGTAACTGACCTTCTACCCGTAGGAGTGTCCTTTGTATCTGCAACGCCAACTGAAGGTATCTATGATAATATCACAGGAATATGGTCTGGTCTTGCACTAAATCCAACTGAAGGACAAAACCTAGTAATTACTGCAACAGTTGATTCAGCCGGGCTAATCACTAACACAGCTGATGTCACAGCATCTGATGAATTTGATTCTGATAATACCAACAATTCTACATCTGCCGATATTACATCATCTGTTCAAACAGCAGACCTTGAATTATTCAAAACAGTCGACAACAACACTCCTTTGATTGGAGATACTGTGACATTTACTGTTCAAGTAGTAAATATAGGACCTGATGAGGCAACTGGAGTACAGATTTCTGATTTACTCCCAGCAGGATTAACTTTTGTCTCAGCAGCACCAACTGAAGGTACCTATGATGATGTCACAGGAATATGGTCTGGTCTTACTCTTAGTCCAACTGAAGGACAAAATCTTCCAATTACTGTAACAGTTGATCAATCAAACACGTCTATAACAAATTATGCAGAAGTTTCTGCATCTGATGTTGTTGATTCTGATTCTACTCCAAACAACGGTGTACCACCAGCTCCTGTTGAAGATGATGAGTCAGCAGTTACAATTGATGTTGGTAACAGTCCACCATTACTTGATCCAATTGGTGATCAATCCATTGATGAATTATCAACACTAGCATTCACTGTAACTGCAATTGATCCTGATGTTCCCTCTAACACATTGACCTTTAGCTTAGATGCAGCAGCAATACTAGCTGGAATGAGCATCTCTCCAACTGGTGACTTTACATGGACACCAACAGAACTACAAGGTCCGGGAACATTCACTGCAACAATTACAGTTACAGATGATGGTACGCCAAACCTTTCAGACTTTGAAACAATTACTATTACAGTAAATGAAGATGATATAGAGTCTCCCGTTCTTACAGTACCAGCTGATGTCTTTTTAGAAGCACCATCTAATACCTCTCCTGCAACAACTGGAACTGCTACAGCTACAGACAATATTGATCCTACTCCAGTAGTTTCGTTTATTGATGTTAACCTACTAGATTCACAAGGTCTTGGAACAATTACTAGAACTTGGACTGCAACTGATGCATCAGGAAACTCTGCATCCTCTGATCAAATAATAATTACACAAGATACAACAGCTCCATCAATTACCACACCAGCTGATGTGACACTAGAAGCACCAGCTGATACTACTCCGACATCCACTGGAACTGCTACTGCAACTGATGCAGTAGATCCAACACCGACAATTTCATTTGTTGATTCTGTAGTTGCTGGTACTCCGCCTCAAATTGATGTAATCACTAGAACTTGGACTGCAACTGATGCATCAGGTAACTCTGCATCCTCTGATCAAATAATAATTACACAAGATACAACAGCTCCATCAATTACCGCACCAGCTGATGTACTCGTTGAAATTACTGGTCCTGCTGGACAAGCAGTTGTATTAGGTACTCCGACAGTTTCTGATACCGTTGATCCTTCTCCCTCCGTAACTAATGATGCTCCAACATTATTCTTCTTAGGCTCTACAACCGTAACTTGGACTGCAACTGATGCATCAAACAATGCTGATACTAGTTCTCAAACTGTGACTGTACAAGACACAACTCCGCCTAGCATTACAGCTCCGGCAAACATTTCAGCAGGAAATGATCCTGGGCTTGCAACTGCAGTAATAACATTCCCAGATGCAACTGCAACTGACAACTCTGGAAGTGTATCCGTAATTCAAACTGCTGGACTTCCTTCAGGTTCTGCATTCCCAATTGGCACTTCTACAGTTACCTGGACTGCAACTGATGCTGCAGGTAATACTGCATCTGCATCAACTGCCATAACTGTCAATGATGTTGAAGCCCCACTACTAGTTGTCCCATCTGATATTTCAGTCGGAAATGATCCTGGAGCTAGTACTGCAATTGTATCATATGCCGCACCAACTGCAACTGACAATGTAGATATTCCATCTGACATTACCCTATCTCAAACTGCTGGACTTCCTTCAGGTTCTGCATTCCCAATTGGCACTACAACAAACACATTTACTGCAACTGACTTAGCTGGCAATGTTGTAACTGAATCCTTTGATGTTATTGTAACTGATGCAGAAGATCCAACATTTACCGCATTAACTTCTAATGTAACAGTAGAAGTATCAGGACCATCTGGTTCTACTGCAACATTTAGTACTCCCTCTGCAAGTGATCCTCAAGGACCAGTAACTGTAACTTGTGATGCAACATCAGACGTTACAATATTCCCATACACTTCCCCTAATCCAACACCTACATTAGTAACATGTACTGCTGAAGACTCTGCTGGAAACACTGCTAACACAAGTTTCAATGTAATAGTTGAGGATACAGCAGCTCCCTTCTTGACAACACCTTCTCCAATTAATATTGAAACCGTTGATCCTTTAGGAATTATAGTGTCATACACTGCAACGGCATCTGATGTGTTTGATGGCCCAGTCACTCCAACATGTAATCCTCCATCTGATACTTTCTTTGACTTAGGCACTACTACTGTTAATTGCACTGCAACTGACAGCTCAGGAAACACTGCAACTGAATCCTTTTTAGTTACCGTCACACTATCTAATCTTCCACCAACTGCAACTGATGACTCCTTTACACTAAACCAAGATACTATTGACAATCCACTTGATGTCTTGGCAAATGATACTGATGATGACAAACCAACACTATTCGTTTCTGCAGTTGGCCCAACTGATAATGGCGGAATTGTAACAAACTTGGGAGCCTCTTTGCAATATTCTCCAGCACCGGGATTCTACGGTGATGAAGTTTTTACTTATACTATAGAAGATAATGGCGGATTAGAAGACATAGCTACTGTTACGATAACTGTAGTTTCTGTAGATACTGATGGTGATGGACTAACTGATGAAGAAGAGGCTAATGCCGGAACTCATCCAAACAATCCTGATAGTGACTCTGACGGACTAACTGACGGTGATGAAATTAATGTTCACAACACAAATCCATTACTAGCTGATACTGATGGTGACGGACTAACTGATGGTGAAGAAATCAACACCACCGGAACAGACCCATTACTTATTGATACTGACGGAGACGGACTAACTGATGGTGATGAAATCAACACACACAACACAAATCCATTACTATCTGATACTGACAATGGTGGAGTAAACGATGGCGATGAAATTATCAACGGAACTGATCCGCTAAACCCAGCAGATGATATTATTACTGAAGTCTCAGTACAGGATCAAAAATCTGGATTCATTGAAACATTGAATGATAAAATTAATGATGCAGAAGACAAAAAGACCAAAAAGAATTTAGAAAAAGCAATCAAAGACATTGAGAAAAGCCTTGAATCTAAAAACTGGCAAGATGAGAACACTCTAAGTGTAAAGCATGGTCATAAGGCAATTCATTCAGAAGAAAAAGCAGTAAAAGACTTGATGAAGATAACTAGTGCTAAAAAGAATTCTGAATCAAATGGATTCTTGGTGATGATACAGGGTGTAATTGATAGTATTGTAGTAATTGATAGAGACTTTGCACAGACTGCTCTAGATGATGCACAAGCATTTGCAGGTGACAAAAAATCTGACAAAGAAATTGACAAAGCAATTGAAGAAATGGCAAAAGGTGATGCCAAAGTAGCTGATGATAAATTCGATAAAGGAATTCATCATTATGAAAAAGCATGGAAACATGCACAAAAAGCAATGAAACATGAGATGGAAGATGATGAAGAAGACGATGAAGAAGACGATGATGAAGACGATGATGAAGACGATGATGAAGACGATGATGAAGACGATGAAGAAGAAGACGATGATGAATAG
- a CDS encoding cupin domain-containing protein, with protein sequence MKKTNIFGTGDQRKVNPDWFTGKTWMKVLSEKIKSKDQDIYHVHFEKGSRTKIHQHDGNQVLIGVKGKGSLEIFKKYGTSKSNFKIKRTERIVLNEGDIVHIPAKVLHTHGSIDKKKPFSHIAINILSKKNKPYKTTWYESDFKSSVTEII encoded by the coding sequence ATGAAAAAAACTAACATCTTCGGTACTGGTGATCAACGTAAAGTAAACCCTGATTGGTTTACAGGAAAGACATGGATGAAGGTTCTATCTGAGAAGATAAAATCAAAAGATCAAGACATCTACCATGTTCATTTTGAGAAAGGTTCTAGAACAAAAATTCATCAGCACGATGGAAATCAAGTGTTAATTGGAGTAAAGGGCAAAGGAAGCCTTGAGATTTTTAAAAAATATGGAACATCAAAAAGTAATTTCAAAATCAAACGTACTGAAAGAATTGTATTGAACGAAGGAGACATTGTACACATTCCAGCCAAAGTACTCCATACTCATGGCTCAATTGACAAGAAAAAACCATTTTCCCATATCGCAATAAACATTTTATCAAAAAAGAACAAGCCCTACAAAACTACATGGTATGAATCAGATTTCAAATCAAGTGTAACAGAAATCATTTAG
- a CDS encoding winged helix-turn-helix transcriptional regulator yields the protein MDDGDFVIFLRMLSKKGFLETLFHINDKKDVHYNELQKYLMKKKIVSSQASVTIILNGLTNLGLLDRFIIDGKPPRTSYSISKAGKSVLTQLSNLKKTL from the coding sequence ATGGATGATGGTGATTTTGTAATATTTCTACGTATGCTGTCTAAAAAGGGGTTTTTGGAAACATTATTTCACATAAATGATAAAAAAGATGTTCATTACAATGAACTGCAAAAGTACTTGATGAAGAAAAAAATTGTTAGCAGTCAGGCATCCGTTACTATAATTCTGAATGGTCTGACAAACCTTGGATTGCTTGATAGGTTCATTATTGATGGAAAACCTCCTAGAACTAGTTATTCGATAAGCAAAGCTGGTAAATCTGTTCTTACTCAACTAAGCAATTTGAAAAAAACCCTTTAA
- a CDS encoding tetratricopeptide repeat protein produces MGLFGGKENVEDLLYNAMSLMEKNQPKGAISLFGKVLKQEPENTSALFNKGLALNQIKKYSDAITCFEKLIEINPKDAQAYNNKGIASAELGNIQGAAECYDKAIEADPKYAAAFFNKGVLLDKLREHEDALQALEKAITLEPRKPNAMVYKGIVLGKMKKHEEALNCFSNVCKKYPNNQDAFFQKGVQLAELGQHEKALDVFDDILRKFKDNVNVIYAKSRSKAALEKYPESLELLRQAVAKNPKVIRSWAKEEPIFEKLHSNEQFRKLIKI; encoded by the coding sequence ATGGGCTTATTTGGAGGCAAAGAAAACGTGGAAGATTTGCTATACAATGCAATGTCACTAATGGAGAAGAACCAACCAAAGGGGGCAATCTCACTATTTGGCAAAGTCCTAAAGCAAGAGCCAGAAAATACATCAGCATTATTTAACAAGGGATTGGCACTAAATCAGATAAAAAAATACAGCGATGCAATTACGTGTTTTGAAAAATTAATAGAGATTAATCCAAAAGACGCGCAAGCTTACAACAACAAGGGAATCGCATCAGCTGAATTAGGAAACATTCAGGGAGCTGCTGAATGCTATGACAAGGCAATTGAAGCGGACCCAAAATATGCTGCGGCATTTTTTAACAAAGGCGTCTTACTTGACAAACTAAGAGAGCACGAAGATGCACTTCAGGCATTAGAGAAGGCAATCACACTAGAGCCAAGAAAACCTAACGCAATGGTCTACAAAGGAATTGTTCTCGGTAAAATGAAAAAACATGAGGAAGCACTAAATTGCTTTTCAAATGTTTGCAAAAAATATCCAAACAATCAGGATGCGTTTTTTCAAAAAGGAGTTCAGCTTGCAGAGTTGGGACAGCATGAAAAGGCACTTGATGTCTTTGATGATATCTTAAGAAAATTCAAAGACAATGTAAATGTCATTTATGCAAAATCAAGAAGTAAAGCCGCACTGGAAAAATATCCCGAGTCATTAGAGCTGCTAAGACAAGCAGTTGCAAAAAATCCCAAAGTTATTCGGTCATGGGCAAAAGAAGAGCCAATCTTTGAGAAACTACACAGCAATGAGCAGTTCAGAAAACTAATTAAAATATAA